The Brachyspira aalborgi genome has a segment encoding these proteins:
- a CDS encoding FliO/MopB family protein: MKKAIFIIFFIAVSMAYSQNGDTNNEATSNYFNVPTETENNTNNEPAIIQDIRNIENRAAVSSTGMFIRAIIGFILTLIGIYLVFMYLKNKTKKISGSNEIIKILATTTVASNRYISIIEIAEEMYLISISDHNINLLEKIEDKEIKDQIRMMYINSKENVVEDSFKNILNQTLSIFRQPKMKEKDALQSTKEIRERLRNLNSNDNNENNK, encoded by the coding sequence ATGAAGAAAGCGATATTTATAATATTTTTTATAGCCGTATCTATGGCTTATTCTCAAAATGGCGATACAAATAACGAAGCAACCTCAAATTATTTTAATGTTCCCACAGAAACAGAAAATAATACAAATAACGAACCTGCGATAATTCAAGATATAAGAAATATTGAAAACAGAGCCGCCGTAAGTTCAACAGGAATGTTTATAAGAGCGATTATAGGATTTATATTAACTTTAATCGGAATATATTTAGTGTTTATGTATCTTAAAAATAAAACTAAAAAAATATCGGGTTCAAACGAAATTATAAAAATATTAGCTACAACGACTGTCGCATCAAATAGATATATTTCGATTATAGAGATAGCGGAAGAAATGTATTTAATTTCAATATCCGACCATAATATTAATTTGCTTGAAAAAATAGAAGATAAAGAAATTAAAGACCAAATAAGAATGATGTATATAAACTCTAAAGAAAATGTGGTTGAAGATAGTTTTAAAAATATTTTAAATCAAACTTTATCTATATTCAGACAACCAAAAATGAAAGAAAAAGACGCTTTACAATCAACAAAAGAAATTAGAGAGAGATTGAGAAATTTAAATTCCAACGATAATAATGAAAATAATAAATAA
- a CDS encoding DMT family transporter, with translation MFNILLVIIGSIVYGFLPIFVKNIIPYNYSSISIVFYRYLFTSIALFIIIIIRKKSFKINKKQFIELFIFSVIGLGLTFYLLSQSLLYISAGLMNMIHFGYPVVVLILMTLIYKEKINLLKILSALSSIIGIFLLTKIAAIESFKGIIYALLTTITYGVYIIANKKSSFASLDTMVSLFYMSLIVSVVFFIAGILTNSLQLLNNIFVFYNFTAISILCTIFSLGLLLYGVKQLGSSLASILNMFEPTTTVIVSALIYDEKLTINIIIGSILIILSTIFMILSSNSNNK, from the coding sequence ATGTTTAATATATTATTAGTCATAATAGGTTCTATAGTTTACGGTTTTCTGCCGATATTTGTAAAAAATATTATTCCTTATAATTATTCTTCAATATCAATAGTTTTCTACAGATATTTATTTACTTCTATTGCTTTATTTATCATTATAATTATAAGAAAAAAGAGTTTTAAAATAAATAAAAAACAGTTTATAGAATTATTTATATTTAGCGTTATCGGACTTGGTTTAACTTTTTATCTTTTATCTCAATCTTTATTATATATTTCAGCTGGGCTTATGAATATGATTCATTTTGGTTATCCCGTTGTCGTTTTAATTTTAATGACTTTAATTTATAAAGAAAAAATTAATTTATTAAAAATCTTATCCGCTTTATCTTCTATTATTGGAATATTCCTTTTAACTAAAATAGCGGCGATAGAATCTTTTAAGGGAATTATATACGCTTTGCTTACAACGATTACTTACGGAGTATATATAATCGCAAATAAAAAATCTTCTTTTGCAAGTTTGGATACGATGGTTTCTCTATTTTATATGTCTTTAATCGTATCGGTAGTATTTTTTATAGCTGGAATATTAACTAATAGTTTGCAGTTATTAAATAATATTTTTGTTTTCTACAATTTTACCGCAATATCAATTTTATGCACAATATTTTCTTTAGGGCTTTTATTATACGGGGTTAAACAATTAGGTTCTTCTTTGGCTTCAATACTCAATATGTTCGAGCCTACGACAACAGTTATAGTTTCCGCTTTAATATATGACGAAAAACTAACTATAAATATTATAATAGGTTCTATTTTAATTATTTTATCAACGATTTTTATGATTTTATCTAGTAATTCAAATAATAAGTAA
- a CDS encoding thiamine pyrophosphate-dependent enzyme, which translates to MANKYKLAEQENILESGNELAAIAAAQINYHVMGYYPITPSTQIAEYLDEMKANGRHEVCMIPGDGEHGAAGICFGATTAGGRVFNATSANGLLFAMEQLPVQSGTRFPMVLNVVNRTVSGPLDIKCDQSDIMMALNTGWIIIMAHTTQMVYDFNILALKIAERAKLPIIVSSDGFFTSHQKKKVQLFKNDSDVQNFLGKYIPEVTSVEPSKHPVTIGPYMNEDELTGNKLQLSQALEDSRPIILDVFEEFAQLSGRKYSPIETYKMDNVDVALMVCGSAYETATLAVDEMTKENPKLKIGTFAISQIRPFPEKELQKLLANVKVVVVGDRQDTYSGMGGNMSTEIRAALKNDATNKTVVISRTYGLGGTEFPLDSAKKLFQAGIDELAKPGTVHKHDYLEQYMGHAGVEMKPIHEPLTIESQKSGITVTMNEQTKKLDVKVPPLRELTGKAYRYAQGHGACNGCGIFSGINTFMKGIEGSVVLLVHTGCSMVVTTGYPYSSYRTTYVHNLFQNGAATLSGIVEMYHERKRRGEIDGPEDPTFIMVTGDGGHDIGMGPSIGAAVRNHKMIILEYDNEGYMNTGNQLSFSTPLGHRTSTSNVGKAEVGKQFNHKDVAQIFAGCHIPYVATGCESYPMDLVKKAAKAQWYANNHGTAFVKILIACPLNWKSPDDMGKDVIKAAVDTCFFPLYEVEHGVTTITNMIADDKKLPVEKWLEMMGKTKHLLKYPDILGAFQKEVDRRWTRLKAMHESPVL; encoded by the coding sequence ATGGCTAATAAATACAAACTTGCTGAACAAGAAAATATACTTGAAAGTGGTAACGAGCTTGCAGCCATAGCGGCCGCTCAAATCAATTATCATGTAATGGGTTATTATCCAATAACGCCTTCCACTCAAATAGCCGAATATTTGGACGAAATGAAGGCTAACGGAAGACATGAAGTATGTATGATACCAGGAGACGGAGAGCATGGAGCTGCGGGAATATGTTTTGGAGCTACCACGGCTGGAGGACGAGTATTCAACGCTACAAGCGCGAACGGACTCCTATTCGCTATGGAACAGCTTCCCGTTCAATCTGGAACTCGATTCCCAATGGTATTGAATGTGGTAAACAGAACGGTTTCAGGACCTTTGGATATTAAATGCGACCAATCGGATATAATGATGGCGCTTAATACGGGTTGGATAATAATAATGGCTCATACTACTCAAATGGTTTACGATTTCAATATTTTGGCTTTGAAAATTGCAGAAAGAGCTAAACTTCCAATAATAGTTTCTTCGGACGGATTTTTTACTTCTCACCAGAAGAAAAAAGTTCAATTATTTAAAAACGATAGCGATGTTCAAAACTTTTTAGGAAAATATATTCCAGAAGTTACATCCGTAGAACCTTCTAAACATCCCGTTACAATCGGACCTTACATGAATGAAGACGAATTAACGGGAAACAAATTACAATTATCTCAAGCGTTAGAAGACTCTCGTCCAATAATACTTGATGTGTTTGAAGAGTTCGCTCAATTATCGGGAAGAAAATATTCGCCGATTGAAACTTATAAAATGGATAATGTAGATGTCGCTTTAATGGTTTGCGGAAGCGCTTATGAAACGGCTACTTTGGCGGTTGATGAGATGACAAAAGAAAATCCTAAACTCAAAATAGGAACTTTTGCGATATCTCAAATTCGTCCTTTCCCTGAAAAAGAACTTCAAAAATTATTGGCAAATGTTAAAGTTGTAGTTGTAGGCGATAGACAAGACACTTATTCTGGTATGGGCGGAAATATGTCTACCGAAATAAGAGCGGCTTTGAAAAATGACGCTACGAATAAAACAGTCGTTATAAGCAGAACTTACGGACTTGGCGGAACGGAATTCCCTTTAGATAGCGCTAAAAAATTATTCCAAGCTGGAATAGACGAGTTGGCAAAACCTGGAACAGTTCATAAACATGATTATTTAGAACAGTATATGGGACATGCGGGCGTTGAAATGAAACCTATTCATGAACCGTTGACAATAGAAAGTCAAAAATCTGGAATAACCGTGACAATGAACGAGCAAACTAAAAAACTTGATGTTAAAGTTCCTCCTTTAAGAGAGTTAACGGGCAAGGCTTATCGATACGCTCAAGGACATGGCGCTTGTAACGGTTGCGGTATATTCTCTGGAATAAATACTTTTATGAAAGGAATTGAAGGTTCGGTTGTGCTTTTAGTTCATACGGGTTGTTCGATGGTTGTAACTACGGGTTATCCTTACAGTTCTTACAGGACGACTTATGTTCATAACCTATTCCAAAACGGTGCTGCCACTCTTTCTGGCATTGTTGAAATGTATCATGAAAGAAAAAGAAGAGGCGAGATAGACGGACCTGAGGACCCTACATTTATAATGGTTACGGGAGATGGCGGACATGATATAGGTATGGGACCTTCTATTGGAGCTGCGGTTAGAAACCATAAAATGATAATATTAGAATACGATAACGAAGGCTATATGAATACGGGCAATCAGTTGTCGTTCTCTACTCCTTTAGGACATAGAACTTCAACTTCAAATGTCGGCAAAGCGGAAGTTGGAAAACAATTTAACCATAAAGATGTGGCTCAAATATTTGCGGGTTGTCATATACCTTATGTAGCTACAGGTTGCGAATCTTATCCAATGGATTTGGTGAAAAAAGCGGCTAAAGCTCAATGGTATGCGAATAATCATGGGACGGCTTTCGTCAAAATTTTAATAGCATGCCCTTTAAATTGGAAATCGCCTGACGATATGGGTAAAGATGTTATTAAAGCTGCGGTTGATACTTGTTTCTTCCCTCTATACGAAGTTGAACATGGAGTAACGACAATAACCAATATGATAGCTGACGATAAAAAATTACCTGTAGAAAAATGGCTTGAAATGATGGGAAAAACGAAGCATCTTTTGAAATATCCCGATATACTCGGAGCTTTCCAAAAAGAAGTCGACAGAAGATGGACTCGCTTAAAGGCTATGCATGAAAGTCCTGTTCTATAA
- a CDS encoding pseudouridine synthase has protein sequence MKKAKNKLNSNLEEIYKNSVIRKCRIEENIDSMRLDKYLGNRFSYYSRNKWQDLVGQGLVLVNGKRIKYTREIKKGDEIVYHLIGLKEPDIDKNIQIIYDDGDLIIVNKPANLPVIPSGKYYYNTLHTIMKENLNCNINMLNRIDRETSGCVVMSRGHELASKFCSMHSKNNSNKIKKTYIAIVENAKNIEDNFIVEGYLEEIGNIFYRRYQILNKDIENIKDIKNKNLKYSKTKFKTLKKFGDYAIVMARLYTGRMHQIRVHLHSLGFYTLGDKIYGKYGPEVFNSFIKKSVIPKDFFIRQALHSYKLEFNHPITNKLIKVKAPLPKDLKELISKIKNS, from the coding sequence ATGAAAAAAGCGAAAAATAAATTAAATTCAAACCTTGAGGAAATATATAAAAACTCCGTTATAAGAAAATGCAGAATTGAAGAAAATATTGATTCTATGAGATTAGATAAATATTTAGGAAATAGATTTTCTTATTATTCAAGAAATAAATGGCAGGATTTAGTCGGGCAGGGTTTGGTATTGGTAAACGGAAAGAGAATAAAATATACGAGAGAGATAAAAAAAGGAGATGAAATTGTTTATCATTTGATAGGACTAAAAGAACCCGATATTGATAAAAATATTCAAATAATTTACGATGACGGCGATTTGATTATAGTAAATAAGCCTGCAAATTTGCCCGTTATACCTTCGGGAAAATATTATTATAATACTTTGCATACGATAATGAAAGAAAATTTAAATTGCAATATAAATATGTTAAATAGAATAGACAGAGAAACGAGCGGTTGCGTTGTTATGTCGAGAGGACATGAATTGGCTTCAAAATTCTGTTCAATGCATTCAAAAAATAATTCTAATAAAATAAAAAAAACTTATATAGCGATAGTTGAAAATGCAAAAAATATTGAAGATAATTTTATCGTTGAAGGATACTTGGAAGAGATAGGAAATATTTTTTATAGAAGATATCAAATTCTTAATAAGGATATTGAAAATATTAAAGATATAAAAAATAAAAATTTAAAATATTCAAAAACAAAATTTAAAACCTTAAAAAAATTTGGAGATTATGCAATTGTAATGGCAAGATTATACACGGGAAGAATGCATCAAATAAGAGTTCATTTGCATTCGCTTGGATTTTATACTTTAGGAGATAAAATATACGGAAAATACGGTCCCGAAGTTTTTAATTCTTTTATTAAAAAAAGCGTTATTCCAAAAGATTTTTTTATAAGACAAGCGTTGCATTCATACAAATTAGAATTTAATCATCCTATAACAAATAAACTAATAAAAGTAAAAGCTCCTTTGCCTAAAGACTTAAAAGAATTAATTTCAAAAATAAAAAATTCTTAA
- a CDS encoding 2-oxoacid:acceptor oxidoreductase family protein, with protein sequence MKLPKVNDLGFFEIRLESIGGMGANSAGKMLADVGVLSQGYNGAAFSSYGSEKKGSPVKSFVRFADSETSVRVNSTVEEPHVVAVFHMNLLKNPMTLMGVKDDAIVIFNTNMSPKEARDFAKLHGGKVVCVDAIKIAGDLHLPSQAANTIIMGAMIKQLPFIEKELFEKQIRKQFDGKKPELVEPNIEAFRRGYDDSVEEVFAPEDKYPYIPYKKPEPVYGKNNQLTGGYISAAGNSTLKDLQVTRTGKIPVFNPANCIDCAQCEAVCPDLCIVWERGPDRKKPEVTAMNMMGIDYQYCKGCLKCVRACPKGPYAPKPLEKDQQALRIELEVNFDVDKLTYSRYKKNK encoded by the coding sequence GTGAAACTTCCAAAAGTCAATGATTTAGGCTTTTTCGAGATTCGTCTCGAAAGTATAGGCGGAATGGGCGCAAATAGCGCGGGTAAAATGCTTGCCGATGTAGGCGTTTTATCACAAGGTTATAACGGCGCCGCATTCTCAAGTTATGGTTCCGAAAAGAAAGGTTCTCCCGTTAAATCTTTCGTTAGATTTGCCGATTCGGAAACTTCGGTTAGAGTTAATTCTACCGTTGAAGAACCACATGTTGTAGCGGTTTTCCATATGAATCTTTTGAAAAACCCAATGACATTAATGGGCGTTAAAGATGACGCTATCGTTATTTTTAATACCAATATGTCTCCAAAAGAAGCGAGAGATTTCGCTAAACTTCATGGCGGAAAAGTAGTTTGTGTGGACGCTATTAAAATTGCGGGCGATTTGCATCTTCCATCGCAAGCCGCAAACACCATTATTATGGGCGCTATGATTAAACAGCTTCCGTTTATAGAAAAAGAACTGTTTGAAAAGCAAATTAGAAAACAGTTTGACGGAAAGAAGCCCGAATTGGTAGAGCCGAATATAGAGGCGTTTAGAAGAGGATACGATGATTCCGTAGAGGAAGTATTCGCTCCCGAAGACAAATACCCTTATATTCCTTACAAAAAACCAGAACCCGTTTACGGTAAAAATAATCAGCTAACGGGCGGTTATATAAGCGCGGCAGGAAACAGCACTTTAAAAGATTTGCAAGTTACGAGAACGGGTAAAATTCCCGTATTCAATCCTGCAAATTGTATAGACTGCGCTCAATGCGAAGCGGTATGTCCAGATTTATGCATAGTATGGGAAAGAGGTCCAGACAGAAAAAAACCAGAAGTTACCGCTATGAATATGATGGGCATAGACTATCAATACTGTAAAGGTTGTTTAAAATGCGTTAGAGCTTGTCCTAAAGGTCCTTATGCTCCTAAACCTTTGGAGAAAGACCAGCAGGCTTTAAGAATCGAATTAGAAGTAAATTTCGATGTAGATAAATTAACCTACAGTCGTTATAAGAAAAATAAATAA
- the dcd gene encoding dCTP deaminase, whose translation MILSGLEIEKNLGKNIIIEPFNRNQLNSNSYNVKLHNKLLIYKENLLDMKKPNETKEIIISEEGFKLEPNQLYLGRTLEYTSTKKFVPMIEGRSSIGRLGIFIHITAGFGDVGFSGYWTLEIFCIKPIIIYPNVEIAQLYYHTIGGDYEEYNSGKYQNNTDIQPSMLYKDFLK comes from the coding sequence ATGATTTTATCGGGACTCGAAATAGAAAAAAATTTAGGAAAAAATATAATAATAGAACCTTTTAATAGAAATCAATTAAATTCAAATAGTTATAATGTTAAACTCCATAATAAACTTTTAATATATAAAGAAAATTTATTAGACATGAAAAAACCTAACGAAACTAAAGAAATTATAATTTCGGAAGAAGGTTTTAAATTAGAACCTAATCAATTATACTTGGGAAGAACTTTAGAATATACAAGCACAAAAAAATTCGTTCCTATGATTGAAGGACGCTCTTCTATTGGAAGATTAGGAATTTTCATTCATATAACGGCGGGATTTGGCGATGTTGGATTTTCGGGTTATTGGACTTTGGAAATATTTTGTATCAAGCCAATAATAATTTATCCAAATGTTGAAATAGCTCAATTATATTATCATACGATTGGCGGAGATTACGAAGAATATAATAGCGGAAAATATCAGAATAATACCGATATTCAGCCGAGTATGTTATATAAAGATTTTCTAAAATAA
- the solA gene encoding N-methyl-L-tryptophan oxidase, translating into MQKFDICVIGVGTVGAFAGYYLAKKGLKTALVDIYSPPHDKGSYHGDTRIFRIAYGEGEKYIPMLKRAFDLWGEFEKETDTKLFERCGVINIGYKNSDFMINIIKSVNDYKLDCEIIDKKEIEERYKFFVPNDFIGVYEKNTGYVYSDKSIITASNEAKKLGAKEYYNEEITEIKKNDNSYLIISKNYEFETKNIVLSAGTYSDEILNLLLKIMPLPCIPIFKKRKIFSWWKSEEYIYGKLPAFTFEIDGDHYYGFPNAGDGFKIGKNLSGQYYNKREERAPFGELEEDKNEIGEHARKFMPYIGDFIEGKSCSYPMSLDEDFIIDFLNKDILFFGGLSHGFKFATVLGELAMKAFIEKDFKLDDNFTLKRFN; encoded by the coding sequence ATGCAAAAGTTTGATATTTGCGTTATTGGAGTAGGAACTGTCGGAGCTTTCGCAGGTTATTATTTGGCTAAAAAAGGACTTAAAACCGCTTTGGTAGATATTTATTCTCCGCCGCATGATAAAGGCTCTTATCATGGAGATACGAGAATTTTTAGAATAGCGTATGGCGAAGGCGAAAAATATATTCCTATGTTAAAAAGAGCTTTTGATTTATGGGGAGAATTTGAAAAAGAAACCGATACAAAATTATTTGAAAGATGCGGCGTTATTAATATAGGGTATAAAAATTCGGATTTTATGATTAATATTATAAAAAGCGTTAATGATTATAAACTTGATTGCGAAATCATTGATAAAAAAGAAATAGAAGAAAGATATAAATTTTTTGTTCCAAATGATTTTATAGGAGTTTACGAAAAAAATACGGGATATGTTTATAGCGATAAATCAATAATAACGGCGTCTAACGAGGCTAAAAAATTAGGCGCTAAAGAATATTATAACGAAGAGATAACGGAAATTAAGAAAAATGATAATTCTTATTTAATAATATCTAAAAATTACGAGTTTGAAACAAAAAATATAGTATTAAGCGCGGGAACATATTCGGATGAAATTTTAAATCTGCTTTTAAAAATAATGCCTCTTCCTTGCATACCTATTTTTAAGAAAAGAAAAATTTTTTCTTGGTGGAAAAGCGAAGAATATATTTACGGAAAATTGCCAGCCTTTACTTTTGAAATAGACGGCGACCATTATTACGGTTTTCCAAATGCGGGAGACGGATTTAAAATAGGTAAAAATTTAAGCGGACAATATTATAATAAAAGAGAGGAGAGAGCGCCTTTCGGAGAATTAGAAGAAGATAAAAACGAAATAGGAGAGCATGCCAGAAAATTTATGCCTTATATTGGAGATTTTATAGAAGGAAAATCATGCAGTTATCCTATGAGTTTAGACGAAGATTTTATAATAGATTTTCTAAATAAAGATATATTATTTTTTGGCGGATTAAGTCATGGTTTTAAGTTTGCCACAGTTTTAGGCGAATTAGCAATGAAAGCGTTTATAGAAAAAGATTTTAAATTAGATGATAATTTTACTTTAAAAAGATTTAATTAA
- a CDS encoding glucose-6-phosphate isomerase, with protein MITINYKNTLNFLKEYELDYLHDFAKYSNELLENKKGAGNDFLGWVNLPSEALKTFKEIDSIGKEIRENAEVLVSVGIGGSYLGARAVIESFLNPFAQAKKGATQVIYAGHNMNGEYFKHLLDYLENKDFYINVISKSGTTTEPAIAFRFLKEYAEKRYGKEGASKRIIATTDAKKGALKTLSTENKYRTFVIPDDVGGRYSVLTPVGLIPIAAAGINIEELIKGFNSMAKLTKDSDYKKNPSMLYAIIRNILYNKGFATEIMVNYIPRMHYISEWWKQLYGESEGKDKKGIYPSSVDFSTDLHSLGQFIQDGKRGLFETVIRVGNEDIDLSVKKEDSDLDGLNYLDGKKLHEINKSALEATVLAHVDGGVPNIIIDIDKITPFTIGELLYFFEKACGISGYILGVNPFDQPGVEEYKKNMFAMLGKKGYEEMGKTLRDRLGK; from the coding sequence ATGATAACTATAAATTATAAAAATACATTGAATTTTTTGAAAGAATACGAACTTGATTATTTGCATGATTTTGCAAAATATTCAAACGAACTTTTGGAAAACAAAAAAGGAGCGGGAAACGATTTTTTAGGTTGGGTTAATTTGCCTTCGGAAGCTTTAAAAACTTTTAAAGAAATCGATTCTATAGGAAAAGAGATTAGAGAAAACGCGGAAGTTTTGGTTTCCGTTGGAATAGGCGGTTCTTATTTGGGAGCGAGAGCGGTTATAGAATCTTTTTTAAATCCTTTCGCTCAAGCTAAAAAAGGCGCTACTCAAGTAATATACGCGGGACATAATATGAACGGAGAATATTTTAAGCATCTTTTGGATTATTTAGAAAATAAAGATTTTTATATAAATGTAATTTCAAAAAGCGGAACTACAACAGAGCCTGCGATAGCTTTTAGATTCTTAAAAGAATATGCCGAAAAAAGATACGGAAAAGAAGGAGCTTCAAAAAGAATAATAGCGACTACTGACGCTAAAAAAGGCGCTTTAAAAACTTTATCGACTGAAAATAAATATAGAACTTTTGTAATACCTGACGATGTCGGCGGAAGATATTCGGTCTTAACTCCCGTAGGTTTAATTCCTATTGCGGCCGCGGGAATAAATATAGAAGAGTTAATTAAAGGTTTCAATTCTATGGCAAAATTAACTAAAGATAGCGATTATAAAAAAAATCCTTCTATGTTATACGCTATAATAAGAAATATTTTATATAATAAAGGTTTTGCAACGGAGATTATGGTAAATTATATTCCAAGAATGCATTATATTTCAGAATGGTGGAAACAATTATACGGAGAGAGCGAAGGTAAAGACAAAAAAGGAATATATCCTTCTTCTGTGGATTTTTCAACAGATTTGCATTCTTTAGGACAATTCATACAAGACGGAAAAAGAGGATTATTTGAAACTGTTATAAGAGTCGGAAACGAAGATATTGATTTAAGCGTAAAAAAAGAAGATTCCGATTTGGACGGACTCAATTATTTGGACGGAAAAAAATTGCATGAAATAAATAAATCCGCTTTGGAAGCTACGGTTTTAGCTCATGTTGACGGAGGCGTTCCTAATATAATAATCGACATTGACAAAATTACTCCTTTTACAATCGGAGAGCTTTTGTATTTCTTTGAAAAAGCATGCGGAATTTCGGGATATATTCTTGGCGTTAATCCTTTTGACCAGCCTGGAGTTGAGGAGTATAAAAAGAATATGTTTGCTATGCTCGGTAAAAAAGGTTATGAGGAAATGGGCAAAACTTTAAGAGATAGATTAGGGAAGTAA